A genomic stretch from Leptotrichia sp. HSP-536 includes:
- a CDS encoding DUF4431 domain-containing protein, translated as MKKLAILSILLVTFSCGLNNQSNNDKKSEKNSTQKAKTSEQEVKEMVELWNKASSNGDFTVLENMLADKIEYYQQTVTRDYYIKDQKKFFEKNPVYGQVIKGDIDIQQISDTQYKAEFVKEVTTKKGTKDYPSYLVFKKIGTEWKLILESDMVSDANIEKKKKQKTESPNKSTYYYTNSQTLIGTFDIKKIFVEDGAANENGKTIYPYFLFLSSPIKVVPAVADDSENIVETGVTELHLVLDENLINYLKSNQAYGKKVKMTGELFHSNNAHHHSAVLMNVKNIEILN; from the coding sequence ATGAAAAAATTAGCTATATTATCAATATTATTGGTAACTTTTTCATGTGGTTTAAATAATCAAAGTAATAACGATAAAAAATCAGAAAAAAATTCTACGCAAAAAGCAAAGACTTCAGAGCAAGAAGTAAAAGAAATGGTTGAATTATGGAATAAGGCTTCAAGTAATGGAGATTTTACAGTTTTGGAAAATATGCTTGCAGATAAAATTGAATATTATCAGCAAACAGTTACAAGAGATTACTATATTAAAGATCAAAAAAAGTTTTTTGAAAAAAATCCTGTTTATGGACAAGTGATAAAAGGTGATATTGATATTCAGCAAATTTCAGATACGCAATATAAAGCAGAATTTGTAAAAGAAGTTACAACTAAGAAAGGGACGAAAGATTATCCGTCTTATTTAGTTTTCAAAAAAATAGGAACTGAATGGAAATTAATTTTAGAAAGTGATATGGTTTCTGATGCAAATATTGAGAAAAAGAAAAAACAGAAAACAGAAAGTCCTAATAAATCAACGTATTATTATACAAATAGCCAAACTTTAATTGGAACATTTGACATAAAAAAAATATTTGTGGAAGATGGAGCAGCAAATGAAAATGGAAAAACAATTTATCCTTATTTCTTATTTTTAAGTTCGCCAATAAAAGTAGTTCCAGCTGTTGCAGATGATTCTGAAAATATAGTTGAGACAGGAGTAACAGAATTACATTTAGTTCTTGATGAAAATCTAATCAATTATTTGAAATCAAATCAAGCATACGGTAAAAAAGTTAAAATGACAGGCGAATTATTCCATTCAAATAATGCACATCATCATTCAGCTGTTTTAATGAATGTTAAAAATATTGAAATATTAAATTAG
- the trpS gene encoding tryptophan--tRNA ligase: MRSLSGIQPSGILHIGNYFGAIKQFVELQDEYEGFYFLANYHALTSSPKGEDLKSNTISVILDYLALGLNPEKSTLFLQSDVPEHAELSWILSNISPMGLLERAHSYKDKVAKGIKPNVGLFTYPILMAADILMYSPDIVPVGKDQKQHVEMTRDIATKFNETYGKEIFKLPKEKIVENVATVPGTDGDKMSKSYGNVINMFGSKKALKKQIMSIVTDSTPLEEPKDPDNNITKLYALFATETEVEALKEKFRAGNFGYGHAKNELFDKFMDYFSPFQKKREELENNMDYVYGILREGANKARSIATAKMDEVRDVVGLLKKNY; this comes from the coding sequence ATGAGAAGTTTATCGGGAATACAACCCAGCGGAATTTTACATATTGGAAATTATTTTGGGGCAATTAAACAGTTTGTGGAATTACAAGATGAATATGAAGGATTTTACTTTTTAGCGAACTATCACGCTTTAACATCTTCACCAAAAGGAGAAGATTTAAAATCCAATACAATAAGTGTGATTTTGGATTATTTGGCTTTAGGTTTGAATCCTGAAAAGTCAACATTGTTTTTGCAGTCAGATGTGCCTGAACATGCTGAACTGTCTTGGATTTTATCAAATATTTCTCCAATGGGACTACTGGAAAGAGCTCATTCATACAAAGATAAAGTTGCAAAAGGGATTAAGCCAAATGTGGGGCTGTTTACTTATCCGATACTTATGGCAGCTGATATTTTAATGTATTCACCAGATATTGTGCCTGTTGGGAAGGATCAGAAGCAACATGTGGAAATGACTCGTGATATTGCAACTAAATTTAATGAAACTTATGGTAAGGAAATATTTAAATTGCCAAAAGAAAAAATCGTTGAAAATGTAGCAACTGTGCCAGGAACAGATGGGGACAAAATGAGCAAGTCCTATGGAAATGTAATAAATATGTTTGGTTCAAAAAAAGCATTGAAAAAACAGATAATGAGCATTGTAACTGATTCAACGCCTTTAGAAGAACCAAAAGATCCTGACAACAACATCACAAAATTATATGCTCTTTTTGCAACAGAAACGGAAGTAGAGGCATTGAAGGAAAAATTTAGAGCTGGAAACTTTGGCTATGGACACGCTAAAAATGAATTGTTTGACAAATTTATGGATTATTTTTCTCCATTTCAGAAAAAACGTGAAGAACTGGAAAACAATATGGATTATGTATATGGAATCTTGCGTGAAGGTGCAAATAAGGCTAGAAGCATTGCGACTGCGAAGATGGATGAAGTTAGAGATGTTGTGGGGCTTTTGAAGAAAAATTATTAA
- a CDS encoding ROK family protein, whose protein sequence is MKYYVGIDLGGTNTKIGLVDEKGNIIFTTIVKTDSMEGFSETIQRLSKILITQIEGSNVNSDNVVSVGVGVPGPVLNSRVVKFWANFPWKNGVDLALEFEKNLGKPVKVDNDVNVITLGEMWQGAAQGYKNVLGLAVGTGIGGGIIVDGKLVSGEHGAGGEVGHIKIEPNGKLCGCGQKGCWEAYASATGIIREANSRLAVNKQNLLYEMTKGRELEAKDVFDAAKKDDKFSLDIVDYEAEKLAFGIGNLLSVLDPEIVVVGGGVALAGDILFDRVKEKLKDVAFPSTLENLRIVTATLGNDAGILGAAYLGMM, encoded by the coding sequence ATGAAATATTACGTAGGAATTGACTTGGGAGGAACTAATACAAAGATTGGGCTTGTAGATGAAAAAGGAAATATTATTTTTACAACTATTGTGAAAACTGATTCAATGGAAGGTTTTTCTGAAACAATTCAAAGATTGTCAAAAATTTTAATTACTCAAATTGAAGGAAGTAATGTTAATTCTGATAATGTTGTGTCAGTTGGAGTTGGAGTGCCGGGGCCTGTATTAAATTCAAGAGTTGTTAAATTTTGGGCGAATTTCCCTTGGAAAAATGGAGTGGATTTGGCATTGGAATTTGAGAAAAATTTAGGAAAACCAGTAAAGGTTGACAATGATGTAAATGTGATTACACTTGGGGAAATGTGGCAAGGCGCTGCACAAGGATATAAAAATGTTTTAGGACTTGCTGTTGGAACTGGAATTGGTGGTGGAATCATCGTTGATGGAAAACTTGTCAGCGGAGAACATGGAGCAGGTGGAGAAGTTGGACATATTAAAATTGAGCCAAATGGTAAATTATGCGGATGTGGGCAAAAAGGATGCTGGGAAGCCTATGCCTCTGCTACTGGAATAATTCGTGAAGCAAATAGTCGTCTTGCAGTAAATAAACAAAATTTACTTTATGAAATGACAAAAGGTAGAGAACTGGAAGCAAAAGATGTATTTGATGCGGCTAAAAAAGATGATAAATTTTCACTTGATATCGTAGATTATGAAGCAGAAAAGCTTGCTTTTGGAATTGGAAATCTGCTTAGTGTATTGGATCCTGAAATTGTAGTAGTTGGTGGTGGAGTTGCACTTGCTGGAGATATTCTGTTTGATCGTGTAAAAGAAAAATTAAAAGATGTGGCATTCCCTTCAACTTTGGAAAATTTAAGAATTGTTACTGCGACTCTTGGAAATGATGCTGGAATTTTAGGAGCTGCATACCTTGGAATGATGTAA
- a CDS encoding PepSY domain-containing protein, protein MKNKKIKKGCFNYIITLITFLLSISFSTKAKGNSINFDKSILVAVSIKSSDGQITANRAKAIALSHAGISESSANFKKIKLDNKNGKPVYEIEFVANNSRYEFEINASIGSIIKFNKR, encoded by the coding sequence ATGAAAAATAAAAAAATAAAAAAAGGATGTTTTAACTATATAATTACTTTGATAACATTTCTTCTTTCAATCAGTTTTTCAACAAAAGCAAAAGGAAATAGCATCAATTTTGACAAATCAATATTAGTGGCTGTTAGCATTAAGTCTTCTGATGGACAGATAACAGCAAACAGAGCAAAGGCAATTGCATTATCGCACGCTGGAATTTCAGAATCGTCTGCCAATTTTAAAAAAATAAAACTTGACAATAAAAATGGAAAACCAGTTTACGAAATTGAATTTGTTGCAAACAATTCTAGATATGAGTTTGAAATTAATGCGAGTATTGGCTCAATTATAAAATTTAACAAAAGATAA
- a CDS encoding PepSY domain-containing protein has protein sequence MKVPGATLANVLEFNDSNDGDFYKGQISYRGVAYNFEINVYNGKIINWSEEKNKQN, from the coding sequence ATGAAAGTCCCTGGAGCAACATTGGCAAATGTTCTTGAATTTAATGATTCAAATGACGGTGACTTTTATAAAGGACAGATTAGCTACAGAGGTGTTGCTTACAATTTTGAAATAAATGTTTATAATGGAAAAATAATTAACTGGAGTGAAGAAAAAAATAAGCAGAATTAA
- a CDS encoding sensor histidine kinase: protein MKEKIFNNSIKFKISLWYMGTMILLVISSLSIVFYISENIIHSSVRTYLKEVVNHRLDYLTIKNGEIIIDSNFDTMIQNVEIAIYDKDFKFLYGNSPNRFEMDNKKSKDNKIIIVKSHNQKWYVYNKMINLGDYGKVWIRGVMPNIGQSSAIETVIQISFIILPFFLILSAIGGYIITKNAFAPMEKITEIAEKINEGNDLSKRIHLENGADELRTLANTFDVMFDRLQKSFENEVQFTSDVSHELRTPITVILTQAEYGKEYINSLEEAQNSFKIIEKEGQKMSKLVSQLLTLSRMERGKQKLHLENIDLSELLEMSVETQISCAKSKNIKFITKIAPEVYANIDEMMIMRVFTNLISNAISYGKENGTITVELFAKGNRIIKISDNGIGIAKDQLDKIWLRFYQVDPSKNGDNSGLGLSMVKKIIELHNGEIFVKSELGKGTTFTVIL, encoded by the coding sequence ATGAAAGAAAAAATTTTTAATAATTCAATAAAGTTCAAAATCAGCCTGTGGTATATGGGAACTATGATTTTACTTGTAATATCATCATTATCCATAGTTTTTTACATAAGTGAAAATATTATTCATTCAAGCGTTCGTACCTATTTAAAAGAAGTCGTCAATCATAGGCTTGATTATTTGACAATAAAAAATGGAGAAATTATCATTGACAGCAACTTTGATACAATGATTCAAAATGTTGAAATAGCAATTTACGATAAGGATTTTAAATTTCTTTACGGAAATTCTCCAAACAGATTTGAAATGGATAACAAAAAATCCAAAGATAACAAAATCATTATAGTGAAAAGCCACAACCAAAAATGGTATGTCTATAACAAAATGATTAACCTTGGAGATTACGGAAAAGTCTGGATTCGGGGAGTAATGCCAAATATCGGACAGTCTAGCGCAATTGAAACAGTTATTCAAATATCATTTATCATACTGCCTTTTTTTCTAATACTTTCAGCTATTGGAGGCTACATTATTACCAAAAATGCCTTTGCCCCGATGGAAAAAATTACTGAAATTGCAGAAAAAATTAACGAAGGAAATGACTTGTCCAAAAGAATCCATCTAGAAAACGGAGCCGATGAACTTCGTACGCTTGCCAATACTTTTGACGTAATGTTTGACAGGCTGCAAAAATCCTTTGAAAATGAAGTACAGTTTACATCAGATGTTTCACACGAGTTAAGGACTCCGATTACGGTTATTCTAACACAGGCTGAATACGGAAAAGAATACATAAATTCTTTGGAAGAAGCCCAAAATTCCTTTAAAATTATAGAAAAGGAAGGTCAGAAAATGTCAAAGCTCGTTTCGCAGCTGCTGACCTTATCACGTATGGAACGTGGAAAACAAAAATTGCATTTAGAAAATATTGATTTAAGCGAACTTCTTGAAATGAGCGTAGAAACTCAAATCTCGTGTGCAAAATCTAAAAATATAAAATTTATTACAAAAATTGCTCCAGAAGTTTATGCAAATATTGATGAAATGATGATAATGAGAGTTTTTACAAACTTAATTTCAAATGCAATTTCATACGGAAAAGAAAACGGAACAATAACAGTCGAACTATTTGCAAAAGGAAACAGAATTATTAAAATTTCTGACAATGGAATAGGAATTGCAAAAGACCAGCTGGATAAAATATGGCTTCGTTTCTATCAGGTAGACCCTTCCAAAAATGGAGACAATTCTGGACTTGGACTTTCAATGGTGAAAAAAATTATAGAATTGCATAACGGGGAAATTTTTGTAAAAAGTGAACTTGGAAAAGGAACTACTTTTACAGTAATTTTATAA
- a CDS encoding response regulator transcription factor, giving the protein MRILVIEDEENLNDIIVKKLTLEKYGVDSCFNGTDALDYIFSTEYDVIVSDIMLPGLDGFEILKKIREKGIKTPVLLLTARDGIEDRVKGLDYGADDYLVKPFVFDELMARIRVLLRRNPSTSNSNASNVFKIANLTVNCNSHDVFRDETFIKLSTREFTILEYMIRNKERVLSREQIEQHIWNYDYEGGTNVIDVYIRYLRRKIDKGFKPKLIHTIRGIGYVLKVE; this is encoded by the coding sequence ATGAGAATTTTAGTAATCGAAGATGAAGAAAATTTAAATGATATAATTGTAAAAAAATTGACTTTGGAAAAATATGGCGTTGACAGCTGTTTTAATGGAACAGATGCACTTGACTATATTTTTTCGACTGAATATGACGTTATTGTTTCCGATATTATGTTGCCAGGATTGGACGGATTTGAAATTTTGAAAAAAATAAGGGAAAAAGGGATAAAAACTCCCGTTTTGCTGCTTACCGCAAGAGATGGAATAGAAGACAGGGTAAAAGGGTTAGATTACGGCGCTGACGACTATCTGGTAAAACCCTTCGTATTTGACGAGCTTATGGCAAGAATAAGAGTTCTTTTACGTAGAAATCCATCAACCAGCAACTCCAATGCAAGCAATGTCTTTAAAATTGCAAATCTGACAGTTAACTGCAATTCCCACGATGTTTTTCGGGATGAAACGTTCATCAAGCTGTCAACAAGGGAATTTACAATTTTAGAATACATGATTAGAAATAAAGAGCGTGTTCTTTCCAGGGAACAGATTGAACAGCACATCTGGAATTATGACTATGAAGGCGGGACAAATGTTATCGATGTCTATATCCGATATTTAAGAAGAAAAATTGATAAAGGATTTAAGCCAAAATTAATTCATACAATTCGCGGAATCGGATATGTTTTAAAAGTAGAATAA
- a CDS encoding UTRA domain-containing protein, with product MSKYKEVYNDIKEEITNGTLKAREFLKSEAELARKYSYSKDTIRKALSMLELDGYIQKIKGKNSMVLENGRFKNSLSNLRTSKELNKIENIDIATNLIGLTIVKGIKKIMDIFKISENVPFYKVSRNRVLDGEALEYETTYFDKRIVPFLDKKIAETSIYDYLEKKLHLKISHSRREIKFRYATEEEKKYMDLKNFDSVVIIESYTYLSNGTLFQYGVNSYRPDKFVFSTVAKR from the coding sequence GTGAGTAAATATAAGGAAGTTTATAATGATATAAAAGAAGAAATTACAAATGGAACACTTAAGGCCAGAGAGTTTTTGAAAAGTGAAGCAGAACTTGCACGTAAATATTCCTATTCTAAAGACACCATAAGAAAAGCGCTTTCCATGCTTGAATTAGATGGATATATCCAAAAAATTAAGGGGAAAAATTCAATGGTTCTGGAAAATGGACGTTTCAAAAACAGTTTGTCAAACTTGCGGACTTCAAAGGAACTTAATAAAATTGAAAATATAGATATTGCTACAAATTTGATAGGTTTAACTATTGTTAAAGGGATTAAAAAAATAATGGATATTTTTAAAATTTCTGAAAATGTTCCGTTTTATAAAGTTTCACGTAACCGTGTACTTGACGGGGAAGCTCTTGAATATGAAACTACATATTTTGATAAAAGAATAGTTCCGTTTCTAGACAAGAAGATCGCTGAAACTTCAATTTATGATTATCTGGAAAAAAAATTACATTTAAAAATTTCACATTCACGGCGTGAAATAAAATTTAGATATGCCACCGAAGAAGAAAAGAAATACATGGATTTAAAAAACTTTGATTCAGTTGTTATAATTGAAAGCTACACTTACCTGTCAAACGGAACTTTATTTCAATACGGCGTAAACTCATACCGTCCTGATAAATTTGTATTTTCAACAGTTGCCAAAAGATAG
- the serA gene encoding phosphoglycerate dehydrogenase, whose protein sequence is MYKVLVGEYIDDEAVAGLHGARDVKVDVKVGISREEILEIIPEYDALIVRSVIKVDKELLDKAKNLKIVGRAGNGTDNINIPEATAHGVIVANTPDSNTVSACEIAIGLMIATSRNIVAANNFIRSGKWEREIFVGNELFEKTLGIIGLGRIGGLVATRMKAFGMKLVAYDPYISDERFKRYSCEKAKTLDELMEKADIITIHTPKTKETIDMINAENIHKLKDGVRLVNAARGGLFNEDAVAEGLRSGKIASFGYDVHTVEPRTDCVLYEFDNAVATPHIGATTYEAQRNVGTQVVRQVLNGLRGEIVETAVNLPAIGREEFLIVKPFINLAEKLGKIYFQIEKTPIANVVINYYGEIAGQETALVDSTAMKGILEPVLKEEVNYINAKPLAEKRGINISINKKERKYKNYSSAIEFIITSEEGKKIYVVGTIGMNNEERIISIKNHDVDMAISDNMIYLGNDDVPGVIGAVGATLGKEDINIATMNVGRRENSAIMLLTVDSEVGRKSLNKLKGLSQIKHYLDLTI, encoded by the coding sequence ATGTATAAAGTATTAGTTGGAGAATATATAGATGATGAAGCAGTTGCTGGGTTACACGGTGCGAGAGATGTGAAAGTTGATGTAAAAGTGGGAATTTCACGTGAGGAAATTCTGGAAATAATTCCTGAATATGATGCCTTGATTGTGAGAAGTGTCATAAAAGTGGATAAGGAGCTGCTGGATAAGGCTAAAAATCTAAAAATAGTGGGACGTGCCGGAAATGGAACAGATAACATAAATATTCCAGAAGCTACTGCACACGGAGTAATTGTTGCAAATACACCTGACAGTAATACCGTTTCTGCCTGTGAAATCGCAATTGGGCTGATGATTGCAACTTCAAGAAATATTGTTGCGGCAAATAACTTTATAAGAAGTGGAAAATGGGAAAGGGAAATTTTCGTAGGAAATGAACTGTTTGAAAAGACATTAGGAATTATCGGACTTGGAAGAATTGGTGGACTAGTAGCTACAAGAATGAAAGCGTTTGGAATGAAGCTTGTTGCATATGATCCATATATTTCAGATGAACGTTTTAAAAGATACAGTTGTGAAAAAGCCAAAACATTGGATGAATTGATGGAAAAAGCGGATATAATAACAATTCATACGCCTAAAACAAAAGAAACTATTGATATGATAAACGCTGAAAACATTCACAAGTTAAAAGATGGAGTAAGGCTTGTAAATGCAGCACGTGGAGGACTTTTTAACGAAGATGCTGTCGCTGAAGGGCTAAGAAGCGGTAAAATAGCAAGTTTTGGATATGATGTGCATACTGTTGAGCCACGAACAGACTGTGTCTTGTATGAATTTGACAATGCAGTTGCAACTCCGCATATTGGGGCGACAACTTATGAGGCTCAGAGAAATGTAGGAACTCAAGTTGTAAGACAAGTACTAAATGGACTTCGTGGAGAAATAGTGGAAACAGCTGTAAACTTGCCTGCAATTGGAAGAGAAGAATTTTTAATTGTAAAACCTTTTATAAATTTGGCTGAAAAATTAGGAAAAATCTATTTTCAAATAGAAAAAACTCCAATTGCAAATGTAGTAATTAATTATTACGGGGAAATCGCTGGACAGGAAACTGCCCTAGTAGATTCAACAGCAATGAAGGGAATTCTGGAGCCTGTATTAAAAGAAGAAGTCAATTATATTAATGCAAAGCCGCTGGCTGAAAAAAGAGGAATCAATATTTCAATAAACAAAAAGGAACGTAAATATAAAAATTATTCATCAGCAATAGAATTTATCATAACGAGTGAAGAAGGGAAAAAAATCTATGTTGTCGGAACAATTGGAATGAATAACGAAGAAAGAATTATCAGCATAAAGAATCACGATGTGGATATGGCAATTTCTGACAATATGATTTACTTAGGAAATGATGACGTGCCAGGAGTTATCGGAGCTGTAGGGGCAACTTTAGGAAAAGAGGACATAAATATTGCCACAATGAATGTAGGTAGACGTGAAAACAGCGCGATTATGCTGCTTACAGTAGATAGTGAAGTTGGAAGAAAGTCGTTAAATAAATTGAAAGGGCTGAGTCAGATAAAACATTACTTGGATTTGACAATATAG
- the thrB gene encoding homoserine kinase, with protein sequence MGLKFKVKVPGTSANIGVGYDCLGVALDYFLELEVEESDKIEFLENGKPFSIPIEENLIFEAIKYTEKHLVKNIPSYKVNIVKNDIPISRGLGSSSSAIVAGILIANKFAGDVLDINEVAKLAVEMEGHPDNVVPAIFGGMVLTAHDKENIVHSSLINSDDLCFYVMIPDFKLSTEKARSVLPKMYLVSDAINNISKLGLLVNAFNKGEYNNLRFLLGDKIHQPYRFALINDSEKIFEISKKHGALGEYISGAGPTLISLNYDNDEFLENMKKELSELSDNWTIEKKKINLKGAEVY encoded by the coding sequence ATGGGTTTAAAATTTAAAGTAAAAGTGCCGGGAACATCGGCGAATATTGGTGTGGGATATGATTGTCTAGGAGTTGCATTGGATTATTTTCTGGAACTGGAAGTGGAGGAAAGTGATAAAATTGAATTTCTGGAAAATGGGAAACCGTTTTCGATTCCGATTGAGGAAAATTTGATTTTTGAAGCGATAAAATATACGGAAAAGCATTTGGTAAAAAATATTCCTAGTTATAAAGTAAATATTGTGAAAAATGATATTCCAATTTCACGTGGGCTGGGGAGCAGCTCATCAGCTATTGTTGCTGGAATTTTGATTGCAAATAAATTTGCTGGGGATGTGCTGGATATTAACGAAGTAGCAAAACTTGCTGTAGAAATGGAAGGGCATCCTGACAATGTAGTGCCTGCAATCTTTGGAGGAATGGTACTTACTGCACACGATAAGGAAAACATCGTTCACAGTTCGTTAATAAATTCGGACGATTTATGTTTCTACGTAATGATTCCCGATTTTAAATTATCAACAGAAAAAGCAAGAAGCGTTTTACCAAAAATGTACCTAGTTTCTGACGCAATAAACAACATTTCAAAGCTGGGATTACTTGTAAACGCCTTTAACAAAGGTGAATACAACAACTTACGTTTCCTTTTAGGCGACAAGATTCACCAGCCTTACAGATTCGCATTAATAAACGATTCAGAAAAAATATTTGAAATATCTAAAAAACACGGTGCTTTGGGAGAATACATAAGCGGTGCGGGGCCTACATTGATTTCCTTGAATTACGATAATGACGAGTTTTTAGAAAATATGAAAAAGGAACTTTCAGAATTGTCGGATAACTGGACTATTGAGAAGAAGAAGATAAATTTGAAGGGTGCGGAGGTTTATTAA
- the rimP gene encoding ribosome maturation factor RimP yields the protein MEQTLNEFEKRIESHLKEMKLELVDLEYVRDGGYNYLRVYVEKADGSTTTLDDCIDFSREIDGVADDLIDEKFFLEVSTPGVERRLKKPKDFLRFLGEKINVQAKSNIDGAKKFLGKLEKFENDTIFLLDENLGKVVEIPLLKLKKANLIYEIPNGVLNGEEN from the coding sequence ATGGAGCAGACTTTAAATGAGTTTGAGAAGAGAATCGAATCGCATTTAAAAGAGATGAAGCTGGAATTGGTGGATTTGGAATATGTCAGGGATGGCGGGTATAATTATTTGAGAGTGTATGTGGAAAAAGCGGATGGAAGTACGACTACGCTTGATGACTGTATTGATTTTAGCCGTGAGATTGACGGGGTTGCTGATGACCTGATAGATGAGAAGTTTTTTTTGGAGGTTTCTACTCCAGGGGTTGAGCGTAGATTGAAGAAGCCTAAGGATTTTTTGAGATTCTTGGGGGAGAAAATCAATGTTCAGGCAAAAAGCAATATTGATGGGGCAAAGAAATTTTTAGGAAAACTTGAAAAATTTGAAAATGATACGATTTTCCTTTTGGATGAGAATTTGGGGAAAGTTGTGGAAATACCGCTTTTGAAATTAAAGAAGGCGAATTTGATATATGAAATACCAAATGGTGTATTAAACGGTGAGGAGAACTAA
- the nusA gene encoding transcription termination factor NusA has protein sequence MEALDELEKEKGILKEELLETIETALLAAYKKNYGEKDNVKVTINRNSGDVKVFSQRLIVENVENPDEEISLEDAISVKKRAKLGDILDLEINAESFKRNAIQNAKQIVVQKVRECEKRNIFNKFKEIENSIVSANVRKTDEKGNLYIDINGLEAIVPFKELSPADNFVQNERVKIYVGSVEESTKFTKTFVSRKSEELLRGLLELEVPEIEEKIIEIKNIAREAGSRAKVAVYSEDENLDVKGACIGRNGMRIQNIIDELRGEKIDIVLWSEDIREFVKNALNPAEVLDVKIVDGEEENTKIAKVLVAENQLSLAIGKKGQNSRLAARLCGVKIDIHTEPFEIEETEYELGEESAFHNLTENDLEKTENLDEIQISDETDEDYEEESAFSGLNRTEEDY, from the coding sequence TTGGAAGCGCTTGATGAGCTTGAAAAAGAAAAAGGAATATTAAAGGAAGAATTGCTTGAAACTATAGAAACTGCATTGCTTGCGGCATATAAAAAAAACTATGGTGAAAAGGACAATGTAAAAGTAACAATTAATAGGAACAGTGGAGATGTAAAAGTATTTTCACAAAGACTAATTGTAGAAAATGTGGAAAATCCAGATGAGGAAATCAGTCTGGAAGATGCAATTTCTGTGAAAAAACGTGCTAAGCTGGGCGATATTCTGGATTTGGAAATTAATGCAGAAAGTTTTAAGAGAAATGCGATTCAGAATGCAAAGCAGATTGTTGTGCAGAAAGTTAGAGAATGTGAAAAAAGAAATATTTTTAACAAATTTAAGGAAATTGAAAATTCAATTGTATCAGCAAATGTTAGAAAAACCGATGAAAAGGGGAACTTATACATTGATATAAACGGGCTTGAAGCGATTGTGCCGTTTAAAGAATTGTCGCCAGCGGATAATTTTGTGCAGAATGAAAGAGTTAAAATTTATGTTGGAAGTGTGGAAGAATCGACTAAATTTACAAAAACTTTTGTTTCAAGAAAATCTGAAGAATTACTTCGTGGCTTGCTGGAATTGGAAGTTCCTGAAATTGAAGAAAAAATAATTGAAATAAAAAATATAGCAAGGGAAGCTGGAAGCCGTGCAAAAGTAGCGGTTTATTCGGAAGATGAAAATTTAGATGTAAAAGGCGCATGTATCGGACGTAATGGAATGAGAATACAGAATATCATTGATGAACTGCGTGGAGAAAAAATTGATATTGTGCTTTGGAGCGAAGATATAAGGGAATTTGTAAAAAATGCCTTAAATCCTGCGGAAGTTTTGGATGTGAAAATTGTGGATGGGGAGGAAGAAAATACAAAAATAGCAAAAGTTTTAGTTGCTGAAAACCAGCTGTCGCTTGCGATAGGTAAAAAAGGTCAAAATTCAAGGCTTGCAGCAAGACTTTGCGGAGTGAAGATTGACATTCATACAGAGCCTTTTGAAATAGAGGAAACTGAATATGAACTAGGAGAAGAAAGTGCTTTTCATAATTTAACTGAAAATGATTTGGAAAAAACTGAAAATCTTGATGAAATTCAAATTTCTGATGAAACAGATGAAGATTATGAAGAGGAAAGTGCATTTTCTGGACTTAACAGAACTGAAGAAGATTATTAG